The Candidatus Manganitrophus noduliformans genome includes a window with the following:
- the mlaD gene encoding outer membrane lipid asymmetry maintenance protein MlaD, giving the protein MKGERLEVTVGIFVLLGMISLGYLSIKLGDVALFGKRGYTVYADFDSASGIRPGAPVEIAGVEIGKVGPILLHEGRARVALKIDDPVALQEDVFASIKSTGIIGDKFVSLSPGGSERLLKPDDVIRSTESAVPLEELISQFIHGKVE; this is encoded by the coding sequence ATGAAGGGCGAGAGGCTGGAGGTGACTGTGGGGATTTTTGTCCTGCTCGGAATGATTTCGCTGGGGTATCTCTCGATCAAGCTGGGAGATGTGGCGCTTTTTGGAAAACGAGGTTATACCGTCTACGCCGATTTCGATTCCGCTTCAGGGATCCGGCCCGGAGCGCCTGTCGAGATCGCGGGGGTCGAGATCGGAAAGGTGGGACCGATTCTCCTTCATGAAGGGCGGGCGAGGGTGGCCCTGAAGATCGATGATCCGGTCGCGCTGCAAGAGGATGTCTTCGCCTCCATCAAGAGCACGGGGATCATTGGGGATAAGTTTGTCTCCCTCAGCCCGGGGGGATCGGAGAGGCTGCTCAAGCCGGACGATGTGATCCGCTCGACAGAGTCGGCTGTGCCGCTGGAAGAGCTGATCAGCCAATTTATCCATGGAAAGGTAGAGTAG
- a CDS encoding DMT family transporter translates to MTGQSRTSFKQWIPSTRVFILTLLAMIAFAGNSLLCRLALKQTGLDAASFTSVRILSGAAALWLIARIGGGAHGATGSWSSAVALFVYAAAFSFAYVSLPAGTGALLLFGAVQATMILSGLWAGERLRKQQSVGLTFALAGLVGLLLPGLSSPPIRGAILMLGAGVAWGIYSLRGRGAGDPVSATAGNFLRAAPLAMGLSFVLLPWARLDRAGIGYAALSGALASGVGYAVWYTALRGLKATSAATVQLSVPVIAAVGGIVFLGEPITLRLLIASTVIFGGIALVLIVRRPDSVLKTEAVRKTGDELS, encoded by the coding sequence ATGACGGGTCAATCGAGGACTTCGTTTAAACAATGGATACCGTCCACGCGGGTATTCATCCTAACGCTGCTCGCCATGATCGCATTCGCGGGAAACTCACTGCTCTGCCGATTGGCGCTGAAGCAGACGGGTCTTGACGCGGCCAGCTTTACTTCCGTCCGCATTCTCTCCGGCGCGGCGGCGCTCTGGCTGATTGCGCGAATCGGCGGAGGGGCACATGGCGCAACGGGCAGTTGGTCTTCCGCAGTTGCGCTTTTCGTCTACGCTGCGGCCTTTTCATTCGCCTATGTCAGCCTGCCGGCCGGCACCGGCGCATTGCTGCTCTTTGGGGCCGTGCAGGCGACGATGATCCTCTCCGGGCTCTGGGCCGGGGAGCGTCTGCGCAAGCAGCAGAGCGTCGGCCTTACCTTTGCCTTAGCCGGTCTTGTCGGCCTCTTGCTTCCGGGCCTCTCGTCGCCGCCCATTCGCGGCGCGATACTGATGCTGGGCGCCGGTGTTGCCTGGGGGATCTATTCATTGAGAGGCAGAGGCGCCGGCGATCCTGTCAGCGCAACCGCCGGTAATTTCCTGCGCGCTGCGCCGCTGGCGATGGGATTAAGTTTCGTCTTGCTCCCTTGGGCCAGGCTGGATCGCGCGGGCATCGGGTATGCGGCGCTCTCCGGGGCATTAGCTTCGGGAGTCGGCTATGCCGTTTGGTACACGGCTTTGCGCGGGTTGAAAGCGACGAGCGCGGCAACCGTGCAGCTCAGTGTCCCGGTCATCGCAGCCGTCGGCGGCATCGTCTTCCTCGGCGAGCCGATCACGCTGCGCCTGTTGATCGCATCGACCGTGATTTTCGGCGGCATCGCGCTGGTGCTGATCGTCAGACGGCCTGATTCGGTTTTAAAAACTGAAGCGGTCCGAAAAACGGGAGACGAGTTGTCCTGA
- a CDS encoding response regulator transcription factor: MNERKKLTKREKEVLCLVAEGHTNRQVAERLGIKIKTVETHRANIMNKLALRNFVELVKYAIRKGMIKLEEDT, encoded by the coding sequence GTGAATGAGAGAAAGAAACTGACCAAACGTGAAAAGGAAGTCCTTTGTCTCGTGGCGGAAGGGCATACAAACCGGCAGGTGGCTGAGCGGCTCGGAATTAAAATCAAAACAGTTGAAACCCATCGCGCGAACATCATGAATAAACTGGCCCTTCGTAATTTTGTTGAACTGGTGAAATACGCGATACGGAAAGGAATGATCAAGCTGGAGGAAGACACCTAA
- a CDS encoding arsenate reductase ArsC, protein MTRSERKRILFVCTHNSARSQMAEGWVNFLYCDRYEAFSAGTAPSRVDPRAIQIMAEVGINLSQHRSKNLDEFQGMKFDYVVTVCDRAKGVCPSFPGGKVILHQSFDDPAPSTGAESLSDFRRIRDEIKKWLEGMFG, encoded by the coding sequence ATGACCCGGTCAGAACGGAAGCGGATATTGTTCGTCTGCACACACAACTCGGCCCGCTCTCAGATGGCGGAAGGGTGGGTGAACTTTCTTTACTGCGACCGATATGAAGCGTTCAGCGCGGGAACCGCGCCCTCTCGCGTCGATCCCCGCGCGATTCAGATCATGGCGGAGGTCGGGATCAATCTCTCCCAACACCGATCCAAAAACCTTGATGAATTTCAGGGGATGAAATTCGATTATGTCGTGACGGTTTGCGATCGCGCGAAAGGGGTCTGTCCCTCCTTTCCGGGAGGGAAGGTCATCCTCCATCAGTCCTTTGACGATCCCGCCCCATCGACCGGCGCGGAAAGTCTATCCGACTTCAGACGGATCAGGGATGAAATTAAGAAATGGTTGGAGGGAATGTTCGGATGA
- a CDS encoding MlaC/ttg2D family ABC transporter substrate-binding protein produces MNFKWDGKGWSIFCLTVVFFSFFGRIPLAAASEPMEVVKGTIDEVVRILKDPALGQPGRKEERRALLEKIISARFDFTKMAKRSLAAHWRERSPAEQKEFIHLFEKLLENSYLGKIEGYTDEKVVYTRERLDGDFAEVKTKILRKGDEIPIDYRLFRIGSDWRVYDIVIDGVSLVNNYRSQFNKIIRSGSYEELVQKMRAKRDEIALTP; encoded by the coding sequence ATGAATTTCAAATGGGATGGAAAAGGATGGAGCATCTTCTGCCTGACGGTTGTTTTTTTCTCCTTCTTCGGGCGGATTCCCTTGGCGGCGGCGTCCGAACCGATGGAGGTGGTGAAGGGGACGATCGATGAGGTGGTCCGAATCCTCAAGGATCCGGCGCTCGGACAGCCAGGCAGAAAGGAGGAGCGGCGGGCCCTTCTGGAGAAGATCATCTCCGCGCGGTTCGATTTTACGAAGATGGCCAAGCGGAGCCTGGCTGCGCACTGGAGGGAGCGGAGCCCTGCCGAACAGAAAGAGTTCATCCACCTTTTTGAGAAACTGCTGGAAAATTCTTACCTCGGCAAAATCGAAGGCTATACCGATGAAAAGGTGGTTTATACGCGTGAACGCTTAGACGGAGATTTTGCCGAGGTCAAAACTAAGATATTGCGCAAAGGAGATGAAATCCCCATCGATTACCGCCTTTTTAGAATCGGTTCCGATTGGAGGGTCTATGACATTGTCATCGATGGGGTCAGCTTGGTGAACAACTACCGGAGCCAATTCAACAAGATCATCCGAAGCGGGTCTTATGAGGAACTGGTCCAGAAGATGAGAGCCAAACGGGATGAGATCGCCCTTACACCGTAA
- a CDS encoding ABC transporter ATP-binding protein, translating to MMIRVVNLRKSLGDQKILRGVDLMIPKGKITAIIGRSGGGKSILLKHLIGLIRPDSGEIWVGGEEITSLTRRALSRVKTRFGFLFQGAALFDSMTVFENIAFPLREKTEHAEKAIRAKVEETLREVGLEGVGEKYPGELSGGMKKRVGLARAMILHPEIMLFDEPTTGLDPVMEHVIDRLIQACHGGSNCTGVLVSHNISEVFAIAHHVAMLHHGIIIAQGTPEEIRASVHPVVRQFIHGEIEGPMQDALEGEG from the coding sequence ATGATGATCCGTGTCGTGAATCTTCGGAAGTCACTCGGAGATCAGAAGATTCTGCGAGGGGTGGACTTGATGATTCCAAAAGGGAAGATCACCGCGATCATCGGCCGCAGCGGTGGGGGGAAAAGCATCCTGCTGAAACACCTGATCGGCCTCATCCGCCCCGACAGCGGAGAGATCTGGGTCGGCGGGGAGGAGATCACCTCTCTGACAAGGCGAGCGCTTTCCCGTGTCAAGACACGGTTCGGTTTTCTCTTTCAGGGGGCGGCCCTCTTCGACTCGATGACCGTCTTTGAGAACATCGCTTTCCCTTTGAGGGAGAAGACAGAACACGCGGAGAAGGCGATCCGGGCCAAGGTGGAGGAGACGCTACGGGAAGTGGGGCTGGAAGGGGTCGGGGAGAAATACCCCGGGGAGCTCTCCGGGGGGATGAAAAAGCGGGTGGGGCTTGCGCGGGCGATGATCCTCCATCCGGAGATCATGCTCTTTGACGAGCCGACCACCGGTCTCGACCCGGTGATGGAGCATGTGATCGACCGGCTGATTCAGGCATGCCACGGCGGCTCGAATTGCACCGGCGTGCTGGTCAGCCATAACATTTCCGAGGTCTTTGCGATTGCCCATCATGTGGCCATGCTCCACCACGGAATCATTATCGCGCAGGGGACGCCGGAAGAGATCCGCGCCTCCGTCCACCCGGTTGTTCGGCAGTTTATTCATGGTGAGATCGAAGGGCCGATGCAGGATGCCCTGGAGGGGGAAGGATGA
- a CDS encoding TolC family protein, translating into MHDLFKYFRLRWVLVLLMLGVSDLFAESTSPPRIVSLKEAIQLALSKSPEVKEAQSDVDLAKSKLEEVEGYRLPQLDSTLLIGPIPDARGDHLSSPDRADRIHGIGLFERAEITLIQPIYTFGKITKGLEAAGSGVKVSEAKVEQKQNEIILKVKEAYYGLLLARESMGVVLEVKDALGQAEEKVKELLQKEAPTADESDLLKLEAFSGEVERLRQEALKGERLALSALRVYLGFSEEEAFDIADRRLLDEAEEIDPLESYVEEAFSRRPEFKQLEEGLKARKAMTVVAWADYYPVFFLAGFFAYGNAPGRTDIKNPFISDPFNETFGGVAVGLKWHWDFGITRGKVHSAEAELNKLRRTREFAEAYIPLQVKKAYLERLEAEKSIPALKAAYPSARRWMISALANYDFGIGPAEEIFDALEVYAKLKANYFRSVYNRHLALANLAFATGGD; encoded by the coding sequence ATGCACGACCTCTTCAAATATTTTCGTTTGCGCTGGGTGCTGGTGCTCCTGATGTTGGGCGTTTCGGATCTCTTTGCAGAATCGACCTCTCCGCCGCGCATCGTCAGTTTGAAAGAGGCGATTCAACTCGCCCTCTCAAAGAGCCCGGAGGTGAAAGAGGCCCAATCGGATGTCGATCTCGCTAAAAGCAAATTGGAGGAGGTCGAAGGATACCGGCTTCCCCAGTTGGATTCGACGCTGCTGATCGGGCCGATCCCGGACGCCCGGGGAGACCATCTCTCCTCCCCTGACCGAGCGGATCGGATCCACGGGATCGGCCTCTTTGAGCGGGCCGAGATAACCCTGATCCAGCCGATCTACACCTTCGGAAAAATCACGAAGGGGCTGGAAGCGGCCGGCAGCGGGGTGAAGGTCAGTGAAGCGAAGGTAGAACAAAAGCAAAACGAAATCATTCTGAAGGTCAAGGAGGCCTATTATGGATTGCTCCTGGCCCGTGAATCGATGGGGGTGGTGCTGGAGGTCAAAGACGCTTTAGGGCAGGCGGAAGAAAAGGTCAAGGAGCTCCTTCAAAAAGAGGCGCCGACCGCCGATGAATCCGATCTCTTGAAACTGGAGGCCTTCTCCGGGGAGGTCGAGCGGCTGCGGCAGGAAGCCCTCAAAGGGGAGAGGTTGGCCCTCAGCGCCCTTCGGGTTTATCTTGGTTTTTCAGAGGAGGAGGCGTTTGATATTGCCGACCGGCGCCTGCTCGATGAGGCTGAAGAGATCGATCCGCTTGAATCTTATGTGGAAGAGGCTTTTTCTCGGAGGCCGGAATTCAAACAGCTCGAAGAGGGCCTGAAGGCGCGGAAGGCGATGACCGTTGTCGCCTGGGCCGATTATTATCCGGTTTTCTTTCTGGCCGGCTTCTTTGCTTATGGAAACGCTCCGGGGAGGACCGACATCAAAAATCCGTTTATTTCGGATCCTTTCAATGAAACGTTCGGAGGCGTTGCCGTCGGCTTGAAATGGCATTGGGATTTCGGCATCACTCGCGGGAAGGTCCACTCCGCCGAAGCGGAATTGAATAAACTTCGCCGGACAAGAGAATTCGCAGAGGCCTACATCCCCCTTCAGGTCAAAAAGGCCTACCTGGAGCGATTGGAGGCGGAAAAGAGCATCCCCGCCTTAAAAGCGGCTTATCCGTCCGCCCGAAGATGGATGATCTCGGCCCTTGCCAATTACGATTTCGGAATCGGCCCTGCCGAGGAGATTTTCGACGCCCTGGAGGTCTATGCCAAGTTGAAGGCGAATTATTTCAGATCGGTATACAACCGTCATCTGGCCCTGGCGAACCTGGCCTTCGCGACCGGAGGAGATTAG
- a CDS encoding methyltransferase domain-containing protein — MSNEISLHETSRLFAPIYREVERGERVLLIDPEAPHWIITDQRGARIIGELDGRRSFGEIVSNYCRTVQVDWAKGWLHCHTFLGNALRSGFLSTLPFVRAPYPGRPEALELDRLSELWLHVTNACNLSCAHCLVNSSPSGIPGAETDFWIRTIDQARDLGVSRFYITGGEPFLRSDLFELIGRITREAELIILTNAMLLRGEKLKRLSEFDRTRITLQVSLDGPTAEVNDPIRGKGTFDAALHGIKEVIGIGFSPTLTTVVTRSNVTLLTEMVPLAASLGIKNIHLLLSHHRGRSIGSDSLASPSNAELLTAFQNVEAATEQAGIRFDNLDALKSRLLGRPGVKRDLSNAAYESLCVYADGAVYPSAALAGLPPFRMGSLSDQPLETIWRESQVARQIRSATVQKKARCKDCYLKYLCGGGDLEHSVLYSGRFLGEDPFSEFYEEWIIQTLFSHAEKRSRKKIPSGYDRPILFATMGEGVLEEAQDQGARAIGGFEVALSRSACVLSVDLDHSRRVVSDFYGAAAETPQPALCCPGGYPQEDSSHIPKEVLEIAYGCGSPVGLAGIAAGETMVDLGSGGGIDCFIAAKKVGRQGKVVGIDMTDAMLEKAREANKTVALNLGYDVVEFRKGYLEEIPLPDRFSDVITSNCVINLSPDKRQVFVEMWRVLKDFGRIVVSDTVAERPVPPGMKANPRLWGECVSGALTEAEYLSRLEEAGFYGMAVIKKNLWKEVEGYRFYSVVIRGFKYEKKRGCNYVGQEAIYLGPMQAVIDEEGHLFPRNQPVEVCTDTAAKLKQPPYAGSFAVIEGKGGDQTVSISASAEEETCCPPGQCC, encoded by the coding sequence GTGTCGAACGAGATATCTCTTCATGAAACGAGCCGGCTTTTTGCACCGATCTATCGCGAGGTGGAAAGAGGCGAGCGGGTCCTTCTGATCGACCCGGAGGCGCCGCACTGGATCATTACCGATCAACGCGGCGCAAGGATCATCGGCGAGTTGGACGGCAGACGGAGCTTCGGCGAGATCGTCTCCAACTATTGCCGCACCGTTCAAGTGGATTGGGCCAAGGGATGGCTTCACTGCCATACTTTTTTGGGGAATGCCCTCCGAAGCGGCTTTCTTTCCACCCTCCCGTTTGTCCGCGCCCCCTATCCGGGCCGGCCCGAAGCCCTCGAACTCGACCGTCTCTCCGAACTCTGGCTCCACGTGACCAATGCCTGCAATCTCTCCTGCGCCCACTGCCTGGTCAACTCGTCTCCGAGCGGGATCCCCGGAGCGGAAACCGACTTCTGGATCCGGACGATCGATCAGGCGCGCGACCTGGGGGTGAGCCGATTTTACATTACCGGCGGCGAGCCTTTCCTACGGTCCGACCTCTTCGAGTTGATCGGGCGGATCACCCGCGAAGCGGAGCTGATCATCCTGACGAATGCGATGCTCCTCAGAGGAGAAAAACTCAAACGGCTGTCTGAATTTGATCGGACTCGAATCACCCTCCAGGTTAGTCTCGACGGTCCGACGGCGGAGGTGAACGACCCGATCCGGGGGAAGGGGACGTTCGACGCCGCGCTGCACGGGATCAAGGAGGTGATCGGGATCGGCTTTTCGCCGACGCTGACGACCGTGGTGACTCGCTCAAACGTTACGCTCCTTACGGAGATGGTTCCGCTCGCCGCCTCGCTCGGGATCAAAAATATCCATCTGCTCCTCAGCCACCATCGGGGAAGGTCGATCGGATCGGACTCGCTGGCCTCCCCCTCGAATGCCGAGCTGCTGACGGCCTTCCAGAACGTCGAAGCGGCCACCGAGCAGGCCGGAATTCGATTCGACAATCTCGATGCGCTCAAGAGCAGGCTACTGGGGCGGCCGGGGGTGAAGCGCGATCTCTCCAATGCCGCTTACGAATCGCTTTGCGTTTATGCTGACGGCGCAGTCTATCCCTCCGCGGCCTTGGCCGGCCTCCCCCCCTTCCGGATGGGAAGCCTCTCCGATCAACCGCTTGAGACAATCTGGAGAGAATCACAAGTGGCCCGCCAGATTCGGAGCGCGACCGTTCAGAAGAAGGCGCGATGCAAAGATTGCTATCTCAAATATCTCTGTGGCGGCGGGGACCTTGAACACAGTGTCCTCTACAGCGGCCGATTTCTGGGAGAAGATCCCTTCTCCGAATTCTACGAGGAGTGGATCATCCAGACCCTCTTTTCCCATGCCGAAAAACGAAGCCGGAAGAAGATCCCCTCCGGATACGATCGCCCGATCCTCTTTGCCACCATGGGGGAGGGGGTGTTGGAAGAAGCGCAGGATCAAGGCGCGCGGGCCATCGGCGGTTTCGAAGTCGCTCTCTCCCGCTCGGCCTGCGTCTTATCGGTTGATCTCGATCATTCGCGACGGGTGGTCAGCGATTTCTACGGTGCCGCGGCGGAAACACCCCAACCCGCCCTCTGCTGTCCCGGAGGATACCCGCAGGAAGATTCCTCCCACATTCCGAAGGAGGTCTTGGAGATCGCTTACGGCTGCGGCAGCCCCGTCGGCCTGGCCGGGATTGCTGCGGGGGAGACGATGGTCGATCTCGGATCGGGGGGCGGAATCGACTGCTTCATCGCCGCCAAGAAGGTCGGCCGGCAGGGAAAGGTCGTCGGGATCGATATGACCGATGCGATGCTGGAGAAGGCCCGCGAGGCGAACAAAACGGTCGCCCTGAACCTCGGATACGACGTCGTCGAATTCCGAAAAGGTTACCTTGAAGAGATCCCCCTCCCCGACCGGTTCTCCGATGTCATCACCTCCAACTGCGTGATCAACCTCTCCCCCGACAAGAGGCAGGTCTTCGTCGAGATGTGGCGGGTCCTGAAAGATTTCGGCCGGATCGTCGTCTCCGACACCGTCGCGGAGCGGCCGGTGCCGCCGGGGATGAAGGCGAATCCCCGGCTTTGGGGAGAGTGCGTCTCCGGGGCGCTGACCGAAGCGGAGTATCTCTCCCGCCTGGAGGAGGCTGGATTCTACGGGATGGCCGTGATCAAGAAAAACCTCTGGAAGGAGGTGGAGGGATACCGATTCTACTCGGTGGTGATCCGCGGATTCAAGTACGAGAAGAAGCGCGGTTGCAACTACGTCGGTCAGGAGGCGATCTATCTCGGGCCGATGCAGGCGGTGATCGACGAGGAGGGGCATCTCTTCCCGCGCAATCAGCCGGTCGAGGTCTGCACCGACACCGCCGCCAAGCTCAAGCAGCCGCCTTATGCCGGATCGTTCGCCGTCATCGAGGGGAAAGGAGGCGATCAGACCGTTTCAATATCGGCCTCTGCTGAAGAAGAGACCTGCTGTCCTCCGGGACAGTGCTGCTAG
- a CDS encoding DUF7482 domain-containing protein gives MTYRKRAIFFALAIALLVSMTAQARGERIEVHQTGVDVDLVPGADRGTVTYRLHRGTLAESGREVLFVITDASDQDFADRFGAIRADALEKTPEAALEGAVFHDSGGGDGEWIFFNDPGKVARFDADGTVFPPMGNPNYSPLKKIRWGGRTVIVNAPFIKWGDGPGEQLLIDRGGCDPLIRSNPPSPFYLGGGPSNAHFPCENEKPLDRYSGGQVIDLDLFRMTVSMKLHQGTFRSDKVPYYTVFDASGVPPAGFMGVIHAPKLGNIGRYGENDAVGRIEQFANGVPLPSGGPDRFQPGIASYPGGRSKTYTPMWHITFLLWDCNGNGVFFRPDRNVGEGAVPVAGSGIAGFDPADPATFDPFGMDDKGVLCPDFASLMTSRHTGASDGTVYYGDEEKLIEKGVLLRTEAPPGLRLDSPLLPPLIVNCPVPVTVRR, from the coding sequence ATGACCTACAGGAAGAGAGCAATTTTCTTTGCCCTCGCGATCGCGCTGCTGGTTTCAATGACGGCACAGGCGCGGGGAGAGCGGATCGAGGTTCATCAAACTGGAGTGGATGTTGATCTTGTCCCCGGCGCTGATCGAGGAACGGTGACGTACCGTCTCCATCGAGGGACGCTCGCCGAAAGCGGCCGGGAGGTGCTTTTCGTCATCACGGATGCAAGCGATCAAGACTTTGCAGACCGTTTCGGCGCCATCCGTGCGGATGCATTGGAGAAGACGCCTGAAGCCGCCCTTGAAGGCGCGGTTTTTCATGATTCCGGCGGGGGAGACGGCGAGTGGATTTTCTTTAACGATCCCGGCAAGGTCGCCCGTTTCGACGCCGATGGAACCGTTTTCCCTCCGATGGGTAACCCGAACTATTCCCCTTTGAAGAAGATCCGCTGGGGGGGGAGGACCGTCATCGTCAACGCCCCGTTCATCAAATGGGGGGACGGGCCCGGGGAACAGCTTCTGATCGACCGCGGCGGATGCGATCCCCTGATTCGAAGCAATCCCCCTTCGCCGTTTTATTTGGGCGGCGGACCGTCGAATGCGCACTTTCCCTGTGAGAACGAAAAGCCGCTTGACAGGTATTCAGGGGGACAGGTGATCGATCTAGATCTTTTCCGGATGACTGTATCAATGAAACTGCATCAAGGGACCTTTCGGTCTGATAAAGTTCCTTATTATACCGTCTTCGATGCTTCCGGGGTTCCGCCCGCCGGGTTCATGGGCGTCATTCATGCGCCGAAACTGGGAAACATCGGCCGATACGGGGAGAATGATGCGGTCGGAAGGATTGAACAGTTCGCAAACGGGGTTCCGCTTCCTTCAGGGGGTCCGGATCGCTTCCAGCCCGGGATCGCATCCTATCCGGGAGGGCGATCCAAAACCTATACGCCGATGTGGCATATCACCTTCCTGTTGTGGGATTGCAACGGCAACGGCGTCTTTTTCAGGCCCGACCGGAACGTGGGGGAAGGGGCGGTGCCGGTCGCTGGATCCGGTATCGCCGGTTTTGATCCGGCCGACCCGGCGACATTCGATCCGTTCGGCATGGACGACAAGGGGGTCCTCTGTCCTGACTTCGCCTCCCTGATGACATCGCGTCACACGGGCGCATCGGATGGAACCGTCTACTACGGTGATGAAGAGAAACTGATTGAAAAAGGCGTGCTGCTTAGAACCGAGGCGCCGCCCGGCTTGAGGCTCGACAGCCCACTGCTGCCTCCGCTCATTGTGAACTGCCCCGTTCCGGTAACGGTGAGACGGTAG
- a CDS encoding inorganic phosphate transporter: MTTALWITVLLLAFANGANDNAKGVATLRGSGLASDTVAILWGTFWTFFGALLSAQIGTKLIALFNGNGLLPAEEIGRPDLLLTVGLASGGTVLFASRIGAPISTTHALTGALIGTGAAAFGIGPLRIETLGKGIVLPLLVSPLLSLGLTLLLFSFLRPLRRFAESCICLVRREPVIVSEQALAQSQSAPPAEIVIGTAAECRSVAGADRFTPLNGIHWLSAGLMSFSRGLNDTPKIAALLLGIGFGPTKGWAIGGIALAMAVGGMLGARRISRILSERITPMDPVQGFSANLITALLVAGASHVGMPVSTTHVSCGSLFGIGLLHRNRTDWRLVGQILLSWGITLPLAALLGAVLYGILETFL; encoded by the coding sequence ATGACGACAGCACTCTGGATCACGGTTCTGCTGCTCGCCTTCGCCAACGGTGCCAACGACAACGCCAAAGGGGTGGCGACGCTGCGGGGGAGCGGATTGGCTTCCGACACCGTTGCGATCCTCTGGGGAACCTTCTGGACCTTCTTCGGCGCGCTCCTCTCCGCGCAGATCGGCACCAAACTGATCGCTCTCTTTAACGGAAATGGGCTTCTACCCGCCGAGGAGATCGGCCGACCCGATCTCCTCCTTACGGTCGGACTCGCTTCGGGAGGAACCGTCCTGTTTGCTTCCAGAATCGGCGCCCCGATCTCCACCACCCACGCACTGACCGGCGCGCTCATCGGGACGGGCGCTGCGGCGTTCGGGATCGGGCCGCTTCGGATTGAGACACTCGGGAAGGGGATCGTCCTCCCCCTCCTCGTAAGCCCCCTTCTCTCCCTGGGTCTGACGCTGTTGCTCTTCTCTTTTCTCCGGCCCCTTCGCCGTTTCGCCGAAAGCTGTATCTGCCTAGTCCGCAGGGAGCCGGTCATCGTCTCGGAACAGGCCCTTGCACAGTCACAATCCGCGCCGCCGGCCGAGATCGTGATCGGGACGGCGGCGGAATGCCGATCGGTCGCCGGTGCGGATCGGTTTACTCCGTTGAACGGAATCCACTGGCTGTCGGCGGGGCTGATGAGCTTCTCGCGGGGATTGAACGACACGCCGAAGATCGCCGCCCTCCTTCTGGGGATCGGCTTCGGGCCGACGAAGGGATGGGCCATCGGAGGGATTGCCCTGGCGATGGCGGTCGGAGGGATGCTGGGGGCGCGCCGCATCTCCCGGATCCTCTCGGAGCGAATCACGCCGATGGACCCGGTTCAGGGGTTCTCGGCCAACCTGATCACAGCACTTCTCGTCGCCGGTGCCTCCCATGTCGGAATGCCGGTCTCGACCACCCATGTCTCCTGCGGAAGTCTCTTCGGCATCGGCCTTCTCCACCGGAACAGAACCGATTGGAGATTGGTCGGTCAGATCCTTCTCTCCTGGGGAATCACCCTTCCCTTGGCGGCGCTGCTGGGAGCGGTGCTTTATGGCATACTGGAGACCTTTTTATGA